Sequence from the Nocardioides exalbidus genome:
TCTTCGCGATCTCGCAGTTCCTGGCACTGTTCTCGTGGACCGGGATCAGCACGGTGGTCGCCGTCAACGGCGCCGACGTCCTCGAAAGGCTGGACGCTCCGATCTTCGTCGTCCTCATGATGTTGATCGGGGGCATCGCGCTGCTCAACCTGCTCATCACCAGCGGATCAGCCCTCTGGGCGCTGCTCGCGTCGGTCATCATCCCGATGACACAGCTCATCGGCGCCAACCCGGCGACGGTGATGGCTGTCTATCGCATCGCCGACTCGTGCACGAACTCCATCACCCCGATGAGCTCGACCTTCATCCTCACCGTCGGCTACCTCCAGACCTACCGGAAGTCGGCCGGCATCGGGACGCTGGTGTCCTACACGTTGCCCGCCGCCCTCGCGATGCTCGTCGCATGGACCGCCCTCTTCGCGCTCTGGTACGCCGTCGGGCTCCCGCTCGGACCCGGCGCCCCGGTCCGGTGACGGCACACTCGCCGACTCAGGGCCTGCGGAGGTCGGTCACGCCTGCGTAGTCGGGCAGCTCCGGGCCGCCGACCGCACGCTCGACCAACGCCGTGATGGCGTCCATGTCGGGCTCGGCGGCCGGTGCCCCGGCCGGTTCTCCGGTCGGCTCGGCCCCGGGGGCGTCCGCCGTGAGCATCCCCACGTGCATCCGCCCGATCTCCTGGTTGGCCTCGACGTAGTCGCGCATCCGTGCCTCGTAGCCGGCGAACCCCGCAGCCGGGTCCCAGTCGGCGGCCGCGAGCTCGCCGGCCAGCACGTACGCCCCGACGAGGGCCAGCCCCGTGCCGGCCCCGGACATCGGGGAGGCGCTGAACGCAGCGTCGCCGAGCAGCCCGACGCGGCCCCTCGACCAGTGCTCCATGACGACCTGGGCGACCTGGTCGAGGTAGAAGTCGGGCGCGCTGTCGAGGTGCTCCAGGATGCGCGGGGTCTCCCACCCGAAGCCGGCCATGTGCTCGCGCAGCAACCGCTTCTGGGCGTCGACGTCACGATGGTCCACGTCGAAGTCCCGGGCGGGGAACGACAGCATCGCGATCGCCCGGTCGGGGTCGGGCACCGGTCGCAGGCCCGCCCACCGACCGCCCTGCTGGTGGTCGAGCAGCCAGCCGTCGACGCCGAACACGTTGGGCACGGTGTAGAACGCCAGCACCAGCCCGAGGTGGCGTACGAACTCCTCCCGCGGCCCGAACACCATGCCGCGCAGCGCCGAGTGCAGCCCATCCGCGCCGATCACCAGGTCGAAGCGCTCGCGCCGACCGCTCGCGAAGGTGACGTCGACACCGTCCGCGTCCTGGGTGAGCTCGGCGATCCGGTCACCGAAGACGTAGTCCACGCCGGCGCGGGTGTCGTCGTACAGCACCTGCGCGAGGTCCCCGCGCAGCACCTCGATCTCGGAGACGTACCCGTCGCCGTCGTCGTCCGAGGCGCTGAAGGTCTCGAGCACGTTGCCGTCGGCGTCGACCGAGTACGCCCCGCGCGAGTTCGTGCACACCGCGCGGACCGCCTCGTCGAGCCCCATCCGCCGGATGACCTCCTTGGCCACCCCGCGCGCGTCGACGGCCTGCCCGCCGGGGCGGAGGCCGGGCGCCTGCTCGACCACGGTGACCTGCGCACCTCGACGGTGCAGCCAGTGGGCCAGTGCCGGCCCTGCGATGCTCGCGCCCGA
This genomic interval carries:
- a CDS encoding FAD-dependent monooxygenase; its protein translation is MSNVNVLVSGASIAGPALAHWLHRRGAQVTVVEQAPGLRPGGQAVDARGVAKEVIRRMGLDEAVRAVCTNSRGAYSVDADGNVLETFSASDDDGDGYVSEIEVLRGDLAQVLYDDTRAGVDYVFGDRIAELTQDADGVDVTFASGRRERFDLVIGADGLHSALRGMVFGPREEFVRHLGLVLAFYTVPNVFGVDGWLLDHQQGGRWAGLRPVPDPDRAIAMLSFPARDFDVDHRDVDAQKRLLREHMAGFGWETPRILEHLDSAPDFYLDQVAQVVMEHWSRGRVGLLGDAAFSASPMSGAGTGLALVGAYVLAGELAAADWDPAAGFAGYEARMRDYVEANQEIGRMHVGMLTADAPGAEPTGEPAGAPAAEPDMDAITALVERAVGGPELPDYAGVTDLRRP